One Aegilops tauschii subsp. strangulata cultivar AL8/78 chromosome 7, Aet v6.0, whole genome shotgun sequence genomic window carries:
- the LOC109784166 gene encoding zinc finger CCCH domain-containing protein 56, producing MDYTNAIHIIPDAAGPESWANSAAPPGGDSGIWATEDDYSQWNGEQGLSGGGYGGDRNSSQPHSRAGSEQPPPGKKPRGSGPSGGGDAGSTSKSRAIGKMFFKTKLCCKFRAGTCPYVTNCNFAHGMEELRKPPPNWQEIVAAHEEATEQREEHQIPIMTSSNVVPGDSVSGRAYKGRHCKKFYTEEGCPYGDACTFLHDEQSKARESVAISLSPSVGGGSYNSAAAAAASPNGPTILKPSNWKTRICNKWEMTGYCPFGSKCHFAHGAAELHKYGGGLVDIDGRDIASTPDSKQAAASSKLPVETAAASTAVPPHADVYHLGSQSQRSALASQRSGQLQRPIQKWKGPDKISRIYGDWIDETD from the exons ATGGACTACACCAACGCCATCCATATCATCCCGGACGCCGCCGGTCCCGAAAGCTGGGCCAACTCTGCGGCGCCTCCTGGCGGGGACTCCGGGATTTGGGCCACCGAGGACGACTACAGCCAGTGGAACGGCGAGCAGGGGCTTAGCGGGGGTGGCTATGGCGGTGACAGGAACTCGTCGCAGCCGCATTCAAGGGCCGGCAGCGAGCAGCCGCCGCCGGGCAAGAAGCCCCGGGGCAGTGGGCcgtcgggcggcggcgacgcgggGAGCACGAGCAAGTCGCGCGCGATTGGGAAGATGTTCTTCAAGACGAAGCTCTGCTGCAAGTTCCGGGCAGGGACGTGCCCGTATGTGACAAACTGCAACTTCGCTCATGGGATGGAGGAGCTGCGCAAGCCGCCCCCCAACTGGCAGGAGATCGTGGCAGCACACGAGGAGGCGACGGAACAGAGAGAGGAGCACCAGATCCCGATCATGACTTCGTCCAACGTGGTGCCTGGTGACAGCGTGTCTGGCAGGGCGTACAAGGGGCGGCACTGCAAGAAGTTCTACACTGAGGAGGGATGCCCCTATGGCGACGCATGCACTTTCTTGCATGATGAGCAGTCCAAGGCGCGTGAGAGCGTCGCGATTAGCCTATCGCCGTCGGTTGGCGGGGGCAGCTAcaactctgctgctgctgccgccgcctctCCAAATGGACCGACAATTCTGAAGCCGTCGAATTGGAAGACGAGGATTTGTAACAAGTGGGAGATGACTGGCTACTGCCCCTTCGGtagcaagtgccactttgctcatGGAGCTGCTG AACTCCACAAGTACGGTGGGGGACTTGTCGACATTGACGGGAGGGACATTGCATCAACTCCGGATTCGAAGCAGGCTGCGGCATCTTCGAAACTTCCTGTGGAGACTGCTGCTGCATCCACTGCGGTGCCCCCTCATGCAGACGTGTACCATTTAGGCAGCCAGTCACAGCGTTCCGCCTTGGCCAGCCAAAGGTCCGGGCAGCTACAGAGGCCAATCCAGAAATGGAAAGGCCCTGACAAGATCAGCAGGATCTATGGTGATTGGATAGACGAAACTGACTAG